A stretch of Desulfitobacterium dichloroeliminans LMG P-21439 DNA encodes these proteins:
- a CDS encoding DUF6133 family protein — translation MKKLTKKIIGKANDMITRVIAKNTEMFLKSRVILCSQRGEGFVDTAIKILMAVVIGALLLGGLYALFGETILPTLKQRIIDMFNYGG, via the coding sequence ATGAAAAAGCTCACTAAAAAAATCATCGGCAAGGCAAACGATATGATCACAAGGGTGATCGCCAAAAACACAGAAATGTTCCTCAAGTCTAGGGTCATTCTCTGCTCCCAGCGCGGGGAAGGCTTCGTGGACACTGCCATCAAAATCCTGATGGCAGTTGTCATCGGCGCCCTCCTTCTCGGCGGTCTTTATGCCCTGTTCGGCGAAACTATCCTGCCGACCTTGAAGCAGCGTATCATCGATATGTTCAATTATGGAGGCTGA
- a CDS encoding prepilin peptidase has product MEADLDALSQLATLMQGGFFAALLAAASITDIRKGIIPDRFCVGIALTSLIAFGPLKLLGVSASIIFLIAALLFGGMEGGDIKLMAAAGLVLGFNKSMIAAVIGLTALLVFHAGNYIIKKLRGRAAQKAYPLAPFLSLGCLAAYFIT; this is encoded by the coding sequence ATGGAGGCTGATCTGGACGCTTTGTCACAACTGGCGACGCTTATGCAGGGCGGTTTTTTTGCTGCCCTGCTTGCGGCGGCGTCAATTACTGATATCCGCAAGGGTATCATTCCCGATAGGTTTTGCGTCGGCATAGCCCTGACCAGCCTAATTGCCTTTGGGCCACTGAAGCTGCTTGGTGTTTCCGCATCAATTATCTTTCTGATAGCTGCCCTTTTATTCGGCGGCATGGAAGGCGGAGATATCAAGCTCATGGCGGCGGCCGGGCTGGTGCTGGGCTTCAACAAAAGCATGATCGCTGCGGTCATCGGCTTAACCGCCCTGCTGGTATTCCATGCAGGCAATTATATAATCAAAAAGCTGCGCGGAAGGGCTGCTCAAAAGGCATATCCTCTCGCGCCGTTTCTTTCCCTCGGCTGCCTCGCAGCCTACTTTATAACTTAA
- the cpaB gene encoding Flp pilus assembly protein CpaB has translation MSFLKNRTVLGVICIVLSLTICFALTPLFNQSVSQKTTVIRVAKDIKAGDTITKDMIQTVEVGGYNLPEDVIRQQDAVLGKYAVADLSPGDYVLTAKLSDTPASENAYLYNLNGDKQAISISIKNFAGGLSGKLISGDIVSVIAPDYKKQGSTVIPPELTYVEVIGVTASTGFDTNQQNAEADSTVKNDNEKQLPATVTLLASPEQAKIFAELESDGKLHLSLVYRGSKEDAAKFTELQDKVIEALYPKPASRTAEQTPQAAVSETPIPSAVPTEPQNSVQETGGE, from the coding sequence ATGAGCTTTCTGAAAAACCGCACGGTGCTGGGAGTTATTTGCATTGTGCTTTCTTTAACCATCTGCTTTGCGCTAACGCCTCTCTTTAATCAGAGCGTGTCTCAGAAAACGACCGTCATCCGGGTAGCGAAGGACATCAAAGCAGGAGATACCATCACTAAGGATATGATCCAGACCGTGGAAGTCGGCGGCTACAACCTGCCGGAGGATGTAATCAGGCAACAGGACGCCGTTCTCGGTAAATACGCAGTGGCGGATCTGTCCCCCGGTGACTATGTCCTCACGGCCAAGCTGTCGGATACACCGGCGTCGGAGAATGCCTATCTGTACAACCTGAACGGCGACAAGCAGGCTATTTCCATCAGCATTAAAAACTTTGCCGGAGGCTTGTCCGGCAAGCTGATCTCAGGCGACATCGTGTCGGTAATTGCGCCCGACTATAAAAAGCAGGGCTCCACCGTGATCCCTCCGGAGCTGACCTATGTGGAGGTCATCGGCGTGACCGCCAGCACAGGCTTCGACACCAATCAGCAGAACGCCGAAGCCGACTCAACCGTAAAGAATGATAACGAAAAGCAACTCCCCGCCACTGTCACCCTGCTGGCTTCACCGGAGCAGGCCAAAATATTCGCGGAGCTGGAGTCGGACGGCAAGCTCCATCTGTCCCTCGTGTACAGGGGCTCCAAGGAGGATGCCGCGAAATTTACCGAGCTGCAGGACAAGGTAATTGAAGCCCTGTATCCGAAGCCTGCGTCGCGGACGGCTGAACAAACCCCGCAAGCGGCTGTTTCGGAAACACCGATCCCCTCGGCGGTTCCAACTGAGCCTCAAAATTCTGTACAGGAAACCGGAGGTGAGTAA
- a CDS encoding AAA family ATPase, translated as MLNFMKGSIFSRKQAESVPEEPEQNVQVLAVWGSPGSGKTTVSVRLAKYLADQKKNVVLLLCDMTTPMLPCICPPGDLECERSLGSILAATHVTDLLIKQNCITHRKLDYLTIIGMLKGENVFTYPPYSQELAAELIDHLRDIAAYIIIDCGSAIAHDILSAVSLLEADSVLRLVNCDLKSVSYLSSQLPLLKDQKWDADKQYKVASNIKSNQAGEHIEQVLGNVSFRLPHSDELENLALSGNLLGGLTLKDSRSLRKEIAQLAKEVFGV; from the coding sequence ATGCTTAATTTCATGAAAGGGAGTATTTTCTCCCGCAAGCAGGCTGAGTCTGTGCCGGAGGAACCGGAACAGAATGTGCAGGTGCTGGCGGTATGGGGCAGCCCCGGCAGCGGAAAGACCACTGTGAGCGTCCGTCTTGCGAAATATCTGGCGGATCAGAAGAAGAATGTGGTCTTGCTGCTGTGCGACATGACCACGCCCATGCTGCCCTGCATCTGTCCGCCCGGCGATCTGGAGTGTGAGCGATCCCTCGGCAGTATACTTGCCGCCACCCATGTGACGGATCTGCTCATCAAGCAGAACTGCATCACCCACAGGAAGCTGGACTACCTGACCATTATCGGAATGCTCAAGGGTGAGAACGTGTTTACTTACCCGCCGTACTCCCAGGAGCTTGCAGCCGAGCTGATTGACCATCTGCGGGACATAGCAGCCTACATCATCATCGACTGCGGCAGCGCCATCGCTCACGATATCCTGTCTGCGGTTTCGCTGCTGGAGGCTGATTCTGTTCTCCGGCTGGTAAACTGCGACCTGAAGTCTGTCAGCTACCTCTCCAGCCAGCTCCCACTCCTGAAGGATCAAAAATGGGACGCCGACAAGCAGTACAAGGTGGCTTCCAATATCAAATCGAATCAGGCAGGAGAGCATATCGAGCAGGTCTTGGGCAATGTCTCCTTCAGGCTTCCCCATTCGGACGAGCTGGAGAATCTGGCTCTATCGGGGAACCTGCTGGGAGGGCTGACACTCAAGGACAGCCGGAGCCTCCGCAAGGAGATCGCCCAGCTCGCAAAGGAGGTGTTCGGCGTATGA
- a CDS encoding recombinase family protein codes for MVIVPEEAEVVKRIFSECLSGKGGSVIAKGLNRDKIPARRGNHWSTGTVIDMLRNEKYKGDALFQKTYTDSNYNRRPNKGEKDQFYCKNHHEPIVSKEVFSKAQKLITKRAKSKAVNKKAYQNRYVLSGRIICGECGSTFRRKTNYSAGRSYIAWSCKGHIEDKNSCSMLFLRDGEIKATFATMMNKLAYSRKIILGPLYEAISKNQEECDLERIDAIDKRMEQLTEERNTLIGLMTKGFLEPALFSKERNALDSEIKNLTTEKTNLVMSFTSGTSRADEVKTILEHVSKDKFDGNYTDEAFEKFVENIIVNSRDELTFKMKCGLSLKERVVR; via the coding sequence ATGGTCATCGTTCCAGAAGAAGCAGAAGTTGTTAAGCGCATTTTTTCAGAGTGCCTTTCTGGTAAAGGTGGAAGTGTGATCGCAAAGGGCCTTAACAGGGACAAGATTCCTGCAAGAAGAGGTAATCATTGGAGCACAGGAACAGTGATTGATATGCTCCGAAATGAAAAATACAAAGGGGATGCGCTTTTCCAAAAGACTTACACCGACAGCAACTACAATCGGCGACCTAATAAAGGTGAGAAAGACCAATTTTACTGCAAGAATCATCATGAGCCTATCGTCAGCAAAGAAGTGTTTTCTAAGGCACAAAAGCTGATAACAAAAAGAGCGAAGAGTAAGGCTGTTAACAAAAAAGCTTATCAAAATAGATATGTATTAAGCGGCAGAATCATCTGTGGAGAGTGTGGGTCCACGTTTAGAAGAAAAACAAACTACTCTGCTGGCAGAAGTTATATCGCCTGGAGCTGCAAAGGGCATATTGAAGACAAGAACAGCTGCTCCATGCTGTTCCTGCGTGATGGAGAGATAAAGGCAACCTTTGCCACCATGATGAATAAGCTTGCCTACAGCAGAAAGATTATCCTTGGGCCACTTTATGAGGCTATAAGTAAAAACCAAGAAGAGTGCGACCTTGAAAGAATTGATGCCATCGATAAGCGAATGGAGCAATTGACCGAAGAGCGCAATACGCTTATTGGTCTTATGACAAAAGGGTTCCTTGAACCAGCACTTTTTAGCAAGGAACGAAATGCTCTGGATAGCGAAATAAAAAATCTAACCACTGAGAAGACAAACCTGGTCATGTCATTTACAAGTGGAACATCACGGGCTGATGAGGTAAAGACGATTCTTGAGCATGTGTCAAAAGATAAGTTTGATGGCAATTATACAGACGAGGCATTTGAAAAGTTTGTAGAAAACATCATTGTAAATTCAAGGGATGAACTGACATTTAAAATGAAATGCGGACTTTCCCTGAAAGAAAGGGTGGTGAGGTAA
- a CDS encoding recombinase: MAYVPYGYTITEGIVTIDEKAADQVRVFFEKYISGLSLAVAGEQAGIQKTHSSMGLILKNVNYLGNDVYPAIIDKETFDKAEEVRSNRAKDLGRIAELAAFSAPPPIERFKMKKSEGKLPDAPIARAEYLYSLIESEV; the protein is encoded by the coding sequence ATGGCTTATGTACCATACGGATATACAATTACAGAAGGTATTGTTACTATCGATGAGAAGGCAGCAGATCAAGTGAGGGTGTTCTTTGAAAAGTACATTTCCGGGCTTTCCCTTGCTGTGGCCGGTGAGCAGGCTGGTATTCAGAAGACACATTCATCCATGGGGCTTATTTTGAAAAACGTCAACTATCTTGGAAATGACGTATACCCCGCAATCATTGATAAAGAGACGTTTGATAAGGCTGAAGAAGTTAGAAGTAATCGTGCGAAGGATCTAGGGAGGATTGCAGAGCTTGCAGCTTTCAGTGCTCCTCCACCTATAGAAAGATTTAAAATGAAAAAATCAGAAGGTAAGCTTCCAGATGCTCCAATAGCGCGAGCGGAGTACCTATATAGTCTGATAGAAAGCGAGGTGTAA
- a CDS encoding recombinase family protein — protein sequence MAEKNITVIPARKRVGSTAAKEKVKKLRVAAYCRVSTETEEQNSSYEVQVAHYTEFIKKNAEWEFAGIFADDGISGTNTKKREEFNRMIDGCMEGNIDLVITKSISRFARNTLDCLKYIRQLKDKNISVFFEKENINTMDAKGEVLLTIMASLAQQESQSLSQNVKLGLQYRYQQGKVQVNHNRFMGYTKDDEGNLIIVPEEAEIIKRIYREYLEGKSLAGIGRDLEKDDILTAAGKPRWRPETIKKILMNEKYIGDALLQKTFTVDFLTKKRVKNEGHVPQYYVENSHEAIIPKELFLQAQEELHRRNNIYTGADKNKRLYSSKYALSTITFCGDCGDIYRRVYWNIRGRKEFVWRCVTRIEQGPETCKNRTVKEGDLYDAVMTAINKLLAGGDNMMRTLEENIHAIIGDTTEYRISEINTLLEEKQKEIISLANNGKDFEFLSEEVDKLREERQRLLVEDASLSGENERINELIGFICRNKYRTLLYDDTLVRKLIQNVTVYEDHFVISFKSGIEIEV from the coding sequence GTGGCCGAGAAAAACATAACTGTAATTCCAGCACGAAAAAGGGTGGGAAGTACAGCCGCAAAAGAAAAGGTAAAAAAACTTCGTGTAGCTGCTTATTGCCGTGTTTCTACAGAAACTGAAGAGCAGAACTCAAGCTATGAGGTGCAGGTTGCTCACTACACTGAGTTTATAAAGAAAAATGCTGAATGGGAGTTTGCAGGCATATTTGCAGATGACGGCATTTCAGGCACTAACACGAAAAAACGAGAAGAGTTCAATCGCATGATTGACGGGTGCATGGAGGGGAACATCGATCTGGTGATTACAAAGTCCATTAGTCGATTTGCCAGGAATACTCTGGATTGCCTAAAATATATTAGGCAGCTCAAGGATAAGAACATATCCGTATTTTTTGAGAAAGAGAACATCAACACAATGGATGCCAAGGGAGAGGTGCTTCTGACCATTATGGCATCCCTCGCGCAGCAAGAAAGTCAGAGCCTTTCACAGAATGTTAAGCTGGGACTTCAGTATCGATACCAGCAGGGCAAAGTTCAGGTCAACCACAATCGATTTATGGGGTACACGAAAGATGATGAAGGCAACCTAATCATTGTTCCTGAAGAGGCTGAAATCATTAAGCGCATATACAGAGAGTACCTTGAGGGTAAAAGCCTAGCAGGCATTGGGAGGGATCTTGAGAAGGATGATATTTTAACAGCTGCAGGAAAACCAAGATGGCGACCGGAGACCATAAAAAAGATTCTGATGAACGAAAAATACATCGGGGATGCCCTTTTACAGAAGACCTTCACTGTGGATTTTCTTACGAAGAAAAGAGTCAAGAATGAAGGCCATGTCCCACAGTATTATGTTGAAAATAGCCATGAGGCGATCATACCAAAGGAACTATTTTTACAGGCTCAGGAAGAACTTCATCGCAGGAATAATATTTATACAGGGGCAGATAAAAACAAAAGACTCTATAGCAGTAAATACGCTTTGAGCACCATAACCTTCTGCGGAGATTGCGGGGACATTTACAGACGGGTCTACTGGAATATACGCGGTAGAAAAGAGTTCGTATGGCGATGCGTTACGAGAATCGAGCAAGGTCCTGAAACGTGTAAGAACCGCACGGTAAAAGAAGGAGATTTATATGACGCGGTAATGACGGCCATTAACAAGCTCCTTGCCGGTGGAGATAACATGATGAGAACACTGGAAGAAAACATCCATGCAATAATTGGTGACACCACAGAGTACAGAATATCAGAGATAAACACCTTACTTGAAGAAAAACAGAAAGAAATAATCAGCCTGGCTAATAACGGAAAAGACTTTGAATTCCTTTCAGAAGAGGTTGATAAGCTCCGTGAAGAGCGGCAGAGGCTTCTTGTGGAAGATGCATCCTTAAGTGGAGAGAATGAGCGAATCAACGAGCTGATAGGATTTATCTGCAGGAACAAATATCGCACCCTACTGTATGATGACACTTTAGTAAGGAAGCTGATCCAAAACGTCACTGTGTACGAAGACCACTTTGTAATAAGCTTTAAGTCTGGCATTGAAATTGAAGTATGA
- a CDS encoding helix-turn-helix domain-containing protein, whose amino-acid sequence MTTADMIKQLCEQMNISVAELARRIGQTPQNFNKKLKRETVTLDELKAIADALDIKFEQVFILPNGNEIKTGNE is encoded by the coding sequence ATGACTACGGCAGATATGATCAAACAACTGTGTGAACAAATGAATATAAGCGTCGCAGAACTTGCCAGACGTATTGGTCAGACTCCACAGAATTTCAATAAAAAACTAAAACGTGAAACTGTAACATTGGATGAATTGAAAGCCATAGCTGATGCACTGGATATTAAGTTTGAGCAGGTATTTATTTTGCCTAATGGCAATGAAATAAAGACAGGTAATGAGTAA
- a CDS encoding flavodoxin family protein, whose product MKIAVRYYTRTGNTKKLAEAVAKEAGVKALPITEPLTEDIDTLFLANSVYAAGLAGDVKKFIANIDVKVGEVVNISSAAIIESTYAQVKSIVEKSGLKMSEHEYHCRGQFTLMHSGRPNTKDLQDAVTFVKEYLEK is encoded by the coding sequence ATGAAAATAGCCGTTAGATATTACACACGAACCGGTAACACCAAGAAGCTTGCAGAAGCTGTTGCAAAAGAAGCAGGGGTCAAGGCATTACCAATTACGGAGCCTCTTACAGAAGATATTGATACTTTGTTTTTGGCAAATTCAGTTTATGCCGCAGGCTTGGCTGGGGATGTTAAAAAATTCATTGCTAACATTGATGTAAAGGTCGGAGAAGTTGTTAACATTAGTTCTGCAGCCATCATCGAATCTACGTATGCTCAAGTTAAAAGCATAGTAGAAAAAAGCGGCTTAAAGATGTCTGAGCATGAATATCATTGCCGGGGTCAATTTACATTGATGCATAGCGGCAGACCCAATACGAAAGACTTACAGGATGCAGTAACTTTTGTCAAAGAATATTTAGAAAAATAG
- a CDS encoding pyridoxamine 5'-phosphate oxidase family protein, with product MENVNVVAKYLQDSKVWYLATNGEAGPDVRPMGIAIPYNGKLYFILAKPMNLHKQLQIDGKVAISAYYDEKILRLYGAAVLDDTDETKDAFISMSEQIEQMFPKEVIAPYYLKDTKASIGSMGGESESYEF from the coding sequence ATGGAAAATGTTAATGTAGTAGCAAAGTATTTGCAGGACAGCAAAGTGTGGTATCTGGCAACGAATGGTGAAGCCGGTCCTGATGTAAGACCAATGGGTATTGCTATACCTTACAATGGAAAACTGTACTTCATCCTCGCTAAGCCAATGAACCTTCACAAACAGCTCCAGATCGATGGCAAAGTAGCAATATCTGCTTATTATGATGAGAAAATATTAAGACTTTATGGAGCTGCAGTCCTTGATGATACTGATGAGACAAAGGATGCTTTCATCAGTATGAGTGAACAGATTGAACAGATGTTCCCGAAAGAAGTCATTGCACCTTACTATCTAAAAGATACTAAAGCAAGCATTGGTTCCATGGGCGGAGAATCAGAAAGCTACGAATTTTAA
- a CDS encoding winged helix-turn-helix transcriptional regulator: MNSKYLEECSECKISNDVKMQLCPYCMAQKVIMGKWKLLIFWHLQQGTKRFSQLNRLIPCTQATLNRQLNELVLDGIVHREVYQIIPPKVEYSLTPLGEKFCDVISSMGNWGLTYFHANGMLTDMKE; the protein is encoded by the coding sequence ATGAATTCTAAATACTTAGAAGAATGTTCCGAATGTAAAATCAGTAATGATGTAAAAATGCAACTGTGTCCATATTGCATGGCACAAAAAGTTATTATGGGAAAGTGGAAATTATTGATATTCTGGCATCTTCAACAAGGAACTAAAAGGTTCAGTCAGTTAAATCGACTCATCCCCTGCACTCAAGCAACATTAAACCGTCAACTGAATGAGCTTGTGCTAGACGGAATCGTTCATCGTGAAGTCTATCAAATTATTCCTCCGAAAGTTGAGTATTCATTAACACCTCTTGGAGAGAAATTTTGTGATGTTATAAGCTCTATGGGGAATTGGGGACTAACTTATTTCCATGCCAATGGTATGTTAACAGACATGAAAGAGTAG
- a CDS encoding transposase, whose translation MAEPSVDADLRHGLLDAIHYKVKQDGMIVNKAIYMVIGIDMDGQKDVLVCG comes from the coding sequence ATGGCAGAACCGTCCGTTGATGCGGATCTACGTCATGGTCTTTTGGATGCTATTCACTATAAAGTAAAGCAAGACGGAATGATCGTCAATAAAGCGATCTATATGGTCATCGGCATCGATATGGACGGACAAAAGGATGTTCTGGTCTGTGGATAG
- a CDS encoding helix-turn-helix domain-containing protein, translating to MDYMTVREAAEKWGVSVRRVQYLCMHNMITGAVQFGRVWTIPNDAAKPRDGRYKVTEESQKDIVRPFQSWGGNEEMLSRIIEFFPYPIQVYSPNGTMVLTNEASLRLMHIPSKDHLIGKFNVLKDPVIDKWEERAREQILKSFQGETVQFQDLEMPIQEIINRFEVGELCFDMSFQNITCFPIFDDHNQLAYVVHVFVTSKLYNGKEEMVKAKVYIESHWLEEFDLDMAARSVNLSRYHFSRLFKRYTSMTPFSYYQDVKINKLKEKLCDQNLSIGEAFSTCGLNYNGNYARVFKEKVGMTPSQYRKTLG from the coding sequence ATGGACTACATGACAGTTCGGGAAGCTGCAGAAAAGTGGGGAGTATCTGTAAGACGGGTACAATATCTGTGCATGCACAATATGATAACGGGTGCTGTCCAGTTTGGCAGGGTCTGGACCATTCCCAACGACGCTGCCAAACCAAGAGATGGCAGATATAAAGTAACGGAAGAAAGTCAAAAAGACATTGTCCGTCCTTTTCAATCCTGGGGTGGAAATGAAGAGATGCTTTCAAGGATTATAGAATTTTTTCCTTATCCAATTCAAGTTTATTCACCGAACGGGACGATGGTTTTAACTAACGAAGCATCTTTAAGGCTAATGCATATACCATCGAAAGATCATTTAATCGGGAAATTCAATGTATTGAAAGATCCAGTTATCGACAAATGGGAAGAACGAGCGAGAGAACAAATTTTAAAGTCATTTCAAGGTGAAACCGTACAATTTCAAGATTTAGAAATGCCAATTCAAGAAATTATCAATAGATTTGAGGTAGGCGAGCTTTGCTTTGACATGAGCTTCCAGAACATTACTTGTTTTCCTATTTTTGATGATCATAATCAACTGGCCTATGTCGTCCATGTCTTTGTTACATCCAAGCTGTATAATGGTAAAGAAGAAATGGTTAAAGCGAAGGTATACATAGAAAGCCATTGGCTGGAAGAATTTGATCTGGACATGGCGGCAAGGTCGGTAAATCTGAGTCGATATCACTTTTCCCGTCTTTTCAAAAGGTATACTTCCATGACTCCCTTCAGCTATTATCAGGACGTTAAAATAAACAAGCTGAAGGAGAAGCTTTGCGATCAGAATCTATCTATTGGCGAAGCTTTTTCTACCTGCGGTTTGAATTACAATGGAAATTACGCCAGGGTGTTCAAGGAAAAGGTAGGAATGACACCATCGCAATACCGAAAAACACTTGGATAA
- a CDS encoding cell wall-binding repeat-containing protein, whose product MKQSSVRTCLLLIVALLVTALFPITAFAALPEGVPSSIEAPSIQNIALKTYDDGRPYFEAQVYFPQSVLNLDSEAPGGGSVFWDYSVKVDDGSWNEFGGGGYINVYTGGEDGEAPVSAGTFAITFDPIDEGTLTSVDIKSHIYSYQLRVYYDYYEGWPDVQPIYSPVSNVVTIGSGSFYADSKTDRLSGASRIETAIAVSQEGWPSGADTIILTREDNYPDALTGTPLSKKCDAPILFTNRLTLTPATAAEIARLGAKKVIVLGGSGAVSEAIENKLKQSYTVQRIGGADRYATAAKIASELGYKGKVVITTGQDFHDALVVAPLAANQEIPILLTQPNSLPAVIQAALLSITPTETIVVGNQSAVSNTVLGQLTNAKRISGSDIYETAILVAKNFEANTERVFLATGKDFPDALSGSAVAAKFNSPILFVGEPLSTYVKQYLGDNKQNTTKVHLLGGTGAIADTVRNEVERIYE is encoded by the coding sequence ATGAAACAATCATCTGTTAGGACTTGTCTGCTGTTAATTGTGGCACTTCTCGTTACCGCACTATTCCCGATCACTGCATTTGCAGCTTTGCCGGAAGGTGTTCCTTCATCCATAGAAGCTCCTTCAATCCAGAACATCGCGTTAAAGACATATGATGACGGCAGGCCATATTTTGAAGCCCAGGTCTATTTCCCCCAGAGCGTTCTCAATCTCGACAGCGAGGCCCCTGGCGGCGGTTCTGTTTTCTGGGACTATTCGGTGAAGGTTGACGACGGATCCTGGAACGAGTTCGGCGGCGGCGGATATATTAATGTTTACACCGGCGGCGAGGACGGCGAAGCACCCGTTAGCGCCGGGACCTTTGCAATTACCTTCGATCCCATTGACGAAGGTACCCTGACCTCTGTCGATATTAAAAGCCATATTTATTCCTACCAGCTCCGCGTCTACTACGATTACTACGAGGGCTGGCCGGACGTGCAGCCTATATATTCTCCCGTCTCCAATGTGGTTACCATCGGATCCGGCAGCTTCTACGCCGATTCCAAAACGGATCGTTTGAGCGGAGCCAGCCGAATAGAAACCGCGATTGCGGTATCGCAAGAGGGCTGGCCAAGCGGCGCCGATACCATCATTTTGACACGAGAGGACAATTATCCCGATGCGCTTACCGGAACGCCCCTGTCCAAAAAATGCGACGCTCCCATTCTGTTTACGAACCGTCTGACGCTGACCCCTGCCACAGCTGCGGAAATTGCCCGCTTAGGAGCTAAAAAGGTCATTGTTCTGGGAGGCAGCGGCGCTGTTTCCGAGGCGATTGAGAACAAACTGAAACAGAGTTATACCGTGCAAAGGATTGGCGGCGCCGACCGCTATGCTACGGCGGCGAAAATTGCTTCGGAGCTTGGCTATAAAGGCAAGGTCGTCATTACAACAGGCCAGGATTTTCATGACGCGCTGGTGGTCGCACCGCTGGCAGCCAATCAAGAAATTCCCATTTTGTTGACACAGCCGAATTCCCTGCCGGCTGTTATTCAAGCGGCGCTGCTATCTATAACGCCGACAGAGACCATCGTGGTTGGAAATCAGAGTGCCGTCAGCAACACTGTTCTGGGCCAACTGACCAATGCCAAGCGCATCAGCGGCAGCGATATTTACGAGACGGCAATCCTGGTAGCGAAGAATTTTGAGGCGAATACGGAGAGAGTATTTCTGGCTACAGGCAAGGACTTCCCAGATGCGCTGTCCGGCTCTGCCGTCGCCGCTAAATTTAACAGTCCAATTCTGTTTGTGGGCGAACCGCTTTCTACTTATGTAAAACAATATTTAGGGGATAACAAGCAAAACACCACAAAAGTCCATCTTTTAGGCGGGACTGGTGCGATTGCAGACACAGTCCGCAATGAAGTCGAACGTATCTACGAGTAG